One window of Nymphaea colorata isolate Beijing-Zhang1983 chromosome 1, ASM883128v2, whole genome shotgun sequence genomic DNA carries:
- the LOC116263239 gene encoding F-box protein At4g09920-like: MMGGSNFDPVVDEKKQGSHNLMLSGLPNDIIATILSSIPTELAVDASLLSQACRDLWTLVTVVELDQTPTRSWLSKEEPYSDYVTDPIALHTRRRRLGCSRKKKIAAIMEKYMQLHEDCITRFKLKFTTNETFDPLVDRWLQFVVGRKAKELNLDLRASKWNDSVHRYRLPTDLFSCTSSLQVLTLRGCTVEPSFSLQSLCNLKKVVLDEVEEISVDMVHALFLNIEFLTLKKLVVKGGTMNSQGQNTIVNEKMKGLKIVECSGQWLEECEIYAPNLEKFKYKGEVVNFSLRSVPRNLKKATIIINKELGVNNAFRRLINQVCCVKYLTLGFSVNFTGLHPRGEQENEISLKPFLYLKELLIITGGVKAHERTVDCLMKNAPKLRKYNIYPEFMIPKEKRGPQWERFLLSEFM; this comes from the coding sequence ATGATGGGAGGTTCCAACTTTGATCCTGTTGTAGATGAGAAGAAGCAAGGAAGCCATAACCTCATGCTGAGCGGTCTTCCCAATGATATCATTGCTACGATTCTTTCTTCCATCCCAACTGAGCTTGCAGTGGACGCATCTCTATTGTCGCAGGCTTGTAGAGATCTATGGACTTTGGTAACAGTCGTGGAATTGGACCAGACCCCAACTCGTTCATGGCTAAGCAAGGAAGAGCCGTACTCAGATTATGTCACTGACCCCATAGCTCTTCATACCCGGCGTCGCAGACTTGGTTGCtccaggaagaagaagattgcaGCCATCATGGAAAAATATATGCAGCTTCACGAGGACTGCATCACAAGATTCAAATTGAAGTTCACCACCAACGAGACGTTCGACCCACTGGTTGATCGATGGCTGCAATTTGTAGTAGGAAGAAAAGCGAAGGAACTCAATCTTGATCTTAGAGCATCTAAATGGAACGACTCCGTGCATCGGTATCGCCTTCCTACGGACCTCTTTTCCTGTACATCTTCTTTACAGGTGCTTACACTACGTGGCTGCACGGTTGAACCCTCCTTCAGCCTCCAGAGCCTATGCAATCTGAAGAAGGTGGTCTTAGATGAGGTTGAAGAGATCTCGGTTGACATGGTTCATGCGTTGTTCCTCAACATCGAGTTCTTGACCCTCAAGAAGCTTGTTGTTAAGGGCGGCACCATGAATTCCCAAGGGCAGAATACCATTGTGAATGAGAAGATGAAGGgcctaaaaattgttgaatgtTCTGGACAGTGGTTGGAAGAATGTGAAATTTATGCTCCCAACCTGGAAAAGTTTAAGTATAAGGGAGAGGTGGTGAACTTTAGTTTGAGAAGTGTTCCACGTAACTTGAAGAAAGCCACCATTATCATCAACAAAGAGTTGGGGGTCAACAATGCCTTCAGAAGGCTGATAAACCAAGTCTGCTGTGTGAAGTATCTGACTTTGGGATTCTCTGTGAACTTTACTGGTCTTCATCCAAGAGGGGAACAAGAAAACGAGATCTCCTTGAAGCCGTTTCTGTATTTGAAAGAATTGCTGATCATCACAGGAGGCGTGAAGGCTCATGAAAGAACAGTTGATTGCTTGATGAAGAATGCACCTAAGCTAAGAAAGTACAATATATACCCTGAATTTATGATTCCAAAGGAGAAGAGAGGGCCACAATGGGAAAGGTTTCTCTTGTCAGAGTTCATGTAA
- the LOC116260041 gene encoding uncharacterized protein LOC116260041: protein MDCHGSHGPPAKFSPEALPLFSEGIHLILSRWTALRLAVENEWGGRSSRQKFDNLVVDLISWFTASKDILYIDELETMLDENMLASFNAEIEDGSIEEVAEQLMTLHEECLQGNFESLLSLRSSSSTSGAVSGSRQVIDQNEDDSSDEDMALDVDMQEEKSVVGSSAIQPSSEIRIQNGVCGSAQELNHASDMSMDANVEETKDAGDGWTVITSKRNRGRKSK from the exons ATGGATTGCCACGGAAGCCATGGTCCTCCAGCGAAGTTCTCACCAGAAGCTCTGCCCCTTTTCTCCGAGGGTATTCATCTCATTCTCTCTCGGTGGACAGCACTGAGGTTGGCGGTCGAGAATGAGTGGGGAGGCCGGAGCTCCCGCCAGAAGTTTGACAATTTGGTTGTCGACCTTATCTCCTGGTTCACTGCTTCCAAAG ATATCCTTTACATTGATGAGTTGGAAACAATGCTCGATGAGAATATGTTAGCTTCCTTCAATGCAGAGATTGAGGATGGTAGCATCGAGGAG GTGGCAGAGCAACTGATGACTTTGCATGAAGAGTGTCTTCAAGGAAATTTTGAATCCTTGTTGAGTTTGAGAAGCTCAAGCAGTACAAGTGGTGCTGTTTCTGGAAGTAGACAG GTTATTgaccaaaatgaagatgataGTTCAGACGAGGATATGGCATTAGATGTCGatatgcaagaagaaaaaagtgttgTTGGATCATCTGCCATCCAACCAAGTTCGGAAATTAGG ATCCAAAATGGAGTGTGTGGCTCGGCCCAAGAACTTAATCATGCATCAGATATGTCAATGGATGCCAAtgttgaagaaacaaaagatgCTGGGGATGGATGGACTGTCATTACTTCGAAGAGGAACCGGGGTAGGAAGTCCAAATAG
- the LOC116264208 gene encoding glyoxylase I 4, which produces MGMQQNLGTRRRERERMGSLAAGVQFNHIARDSDDINRLAQFYQEILGFERVDSPKFSGFEVVWLRLKPSFFLHIIERKPGTKLPVSSSDDVCRDPSILSRSHHLAFSVSNFDSFVEGLKEKGIRFSEMVSPNGRTRQVFFFDPDGNGVEVTTGAME; this is translated from the exons ATGGGAATgcaacaaaatttggggacaaggaggagagagagagagagaatggggaGCTTGGCAGCAGGAGTTCAGTTCAATCACATAGCGAGGGATTCGGATGACATCAACCGCCTGGCCCAATTCTACCAGGAG ATTCTGGGGTTTGAAAGAGTTGACAGCCCAAAATTCAGTGGGTTCGAGGTGGTATGGCTGAGGCTGAAACCGTCCTTCTTTTTGCACATCATAGAGAGAAAGCCAGGGACTAAGCTGCCGGTGAGCTCCTCCGACGATGTATGTAGGGATCCCAGCATCCTCTCTAGAAGTCATCACCTCGCCTTTTCTGTCTCCAACTTCGATTCCTTTGTTGAAGGCCTCAAG GAAAAAGGAATTCGGTTCTCTGAAATGGTCTCGCCTAATGGTCGAACTCGACAGGTCTTCTTCTTTGATCCAGATG GCAATGGTGTAGAAGTTACTACGGGAGCTATGGAGTGA
- the LOC116249570 gene encoding pentatricopeptide repeat-containing protein At4g14850, with product MRGKNVLGLQAWPCNLIESSLSSLSSNSVSLARSLSMRSCTTLLQQAGKQLQLLHTDPRALALSVASALDCQLPSLGQAAHATILKCGHHSLFFLATHLINLYSKSDLQDDARAVLGLMPQRDVVPWTALIAGSVQNGRFAAALEHFREMQADGVLPNDFTLPCLIKASSSLGSTITGKQLHGYSIKIGLDTDVFVSCSIYDLYAKCGCLADACQLFDEIPHKSVVSWNALISGSVVNGRQEDAMWAFREIRRVGEYPNSITFCGFLNACSDASAPMQGMQAHGYAVKVGFDSDVSVANGLVDFYGKCQLVGAAAKVFDSIKEANVVSWSSMVASCAQNGCEEEALRLFCRARREGVRPTEFMVSSILSGCARLAGLREGRWMHCLVFKSGLDENVYVGSALVDMYGKSGSIWDADQVFYEMPERNLITWNAMISGYSQHGYVNEALSTFEAMQEEGVAPNYITLVCVLSACSHGGLVDTGLSFFNSMYEKYGIRARAEHYACVVDLLGRAGHLERAHNVIKTMSIAPTASVWGALLGGCRVHGDVTLGAEAAAQLFALDRHDPGNHVLLYNMYAASGRWEEATVVREEMKNDGIRKGPGCSWISVKDGVHVFHVKDRSHPRTAEIYAMLTKLREQMRAAGYVPDTKFVLFDLEEEEKESQLWYHSEKLALAFGMISTEQGIPIRITKNLRVCGDCHSVFKFVSGILQREIILRDNNRFHHFSEGRCSCRDYW from the coding sequence ATGAGAGGAAAAAATGTTCTCGGTTTGCAAGCGTGGCCATGCAACTTGATTGAATCAAGCCTATCAAGCCTATCAAGCAACTCTGTTTCTCTGGCGCGCTCTCTCTCTATGCGCAGCTGCACCACCCTCCTCCAACAAGCAGGTAAGCAACTCCAACTCCTCCACACCGACCCTCGTGCTCTCGCTCTCTCCGTCGCGTCGGCGCTCGACTGCCAACTCCCGTCCCTCGGCCAGGCTGCTCACGCCACCATCCTCAAATGCGGGCACcattctctcttctttctcgcCACCCACCTCATCAACCTGTACTCCAAATCCGACCTCCAGGACGATGCTCGAGCTGTTCTTGGCCTCATGCCCCAACGAGACGTCGTTCCCTGGACTGCCCTTATTGCTGGCAGTGTCCAAAACGGCCGTTTCGCTGCCGCCCTTGAGCATTTCCGGGAGATGCAGGCTGACGGGGTCCTGCCCAACGATTTCACTTTGCCATGTCTGATCAAGGCTTCTAGCAGCCTCGGATCGACGATCACCGGAAAGCAGCTCCACGGCTACTCGATCAAGATTGGATTGGACACCGACGTCTTCGTAAGCTGCAGTATCTACGATCTGTATGCGAAGTGCGGCTGCTTAGCGGATGCCTGCCAGTTGTTCGACGAAATACCCCATAAGAGCGTTGTGTCGTGGAATGCTTTGATTTCAGGTTCTGTGGTTAATGGTCGGCAGGAGGATGCGATGTGGGCATTTCGGGAGATCAGGAGGGTGGGCGAGTATCCGAATTCGATTACATTTTGTGGCTTTCTCAATGCCTGTTCGGATGCATCTGCCCCAATGCAGGGGATGCAAGCCCATGGCTACGCTGTGAAGGTTGGGTTCGACAGCGATGTATCGGTTGCTAATGGGCTGGTGGATTTCTACGGGAAGTGTCAGTTGGTCGGTGCAGCAGCTAAAGTATTTGATTCGATTAAAGAAGCAAACGTTGTTTCATGGAGTTCGATGGTGGCATCTTGTGCACAGAATGGCTGTGAAGAAGAGGCCTTGAGACTGTTCTGCCGTGCTCGGAGGGAAGGAGTAAGGCCGACAGAGTTTATGGTTTCCAGCATATTGAGTGGATGTGCAAGGTTAGCTGGCCTGAGGGAAGGAAGGTGGATGCACTGCCTTGTTTTCAAATCTGGTTTGGATGAAAATGTGTATGTAGGCAGTGCACTTGTAGACATGTATGGAAAAAGTGGCAGCATATGGGACGCTGATCAGGTGTTCTACGAGATGCCAGAGAGGAACCTCATTACTTGGAACGCCATGATCTCTGGTTACTCTCAGCATGGGTATGTGAATGAAGCACTAAGCACGTTTGAAGCAATGCAGGAAGAGGGTGTTGCACCCAACTACATTACTCTTGTGTGTGTTCTCTCTGCTTGCAGTCATGGTGGTTTGGTGGATACTGGATTGTCATTTTTCAATTCCATGTATGAGAAATATGGAATCAGAGCGAGAGCAGAGCATTATGCCTGCGTTGTTGATCTCCTAGGCAGAGCAGGACATCTTGAACGAGCTCACAATGTGATCAAGACAATGTCAATTGCACCGACTGCTTCTGTCTGGGGAGCCCTTCTAGGTGGTTGCCGAGTTCATGGGGATGTTACCTTGGGAGCTGAAGCCGCAGCTCAGCTGTTTGCTCTGGACCGCCATGACCCTGGAAACCATGTTCTCCTGTACAATATGTATGCTGCAAGTGGTAGGTGGGAGGAGGCGACAGTGGTAAGGGAAGAGATGAAAAATGATGGAATAAGAAAGGGACCAGGCTGCAGCTGGATCAGTGTCAAGGACGGTGTGCATGTTTTCCATGTGAAGGACCGGTCTCATCCCCGCACAGCCGAGATCTATGCAATGTTGACGAAATTGAGGGAACAGATGAGAGCTGCAGGCTATGTTCCCGATACCAAGTTCGTGTTGTTTGAtctggaggaggaagagaaggaaagcCAACTCTGGTATCACAGTGAGAAGCTGGCCCTCGCGTTCGGAATGATCAGTACAGAACAAGGGATCCCAATTCGAATCACAAAAAACCTTCGTGTCTGCGGCGATTGTCATAGCGTATTCAAATTCGTTTCAGGAATTTTACAGAGAGAAATCATCCTGAGGGACAATAATAGGTTTCACCACTTCAGCGAAGGACGTTGTTCTTGCAGGGATTACTGGTAA
- the LOC116260057 gene encoding uncharacterized protein LOC116260057 produces MKVPPPPKKRNITFRYDINTTLSEAGLPSFSIVGRQKKLRRLPHIFNRVLELPFNSEANVSVQENQDCFRFVLITDQITEDVEAQLVEIVPGVSKIVVRGRNLLELSLDELELDRWRFRLPPSTRPELATAAYIAGELIVTVPKSVELEDDDGVSEGEEEIDQNGNDGGSLPDAGRQAGSGGEDRGASAGASTNFQELDCKTNATNSQGSSVQHLVLVQ; encoded by the coding sequence ATGAaggttcctcctcctcctaaGAAACGGAATATCACTTTCCGTTACGATATAAACACGACTCTCTCTGAAGCTGGGCTGCCTTCTTTCTCAATTGTGGGGAGGCAGAAGAAGCTCCGGAGGCTTCCCCATATTTTTAATAGGGTTCTGGAGCTGCCGTTCAATTCGGAGGCCAATGTTTCTGTGCAAGAAAATCAAGATTGCTTTAGGTTTGTGCTGATCACCGACCAAATTACAGAGGACGTGGAAGCCCAGTTAGTTGAAATTGTTCCTGGGGTTTCGAAAATTGTAGTCCGTGGCAGGAACTTACTTGAATTGTCACTGGATGAGCTAGAGCTGGACCGTTGGAGGTTCAGGCTGCCGCCTTCGACAAGGCCGGAGCTTGCAACCGCTGCTTATATAGCAGGAGAGTTAATTGTCACGGTCCCCAAAAGTGTCGAGTTGGAGGATGATGATGGTGTTTCTGAAGGTGAGGAAGAAATTGATCAGAACGGAAATGATGGTGGTTCACTGCCGGATGCAGGGAGGCAAGCCGGTTCCGGAGGTGAAGATCGAGGGGCATCGGCTGGTGCATCGACGAATTTCCAGGAACTTGATTGCAAAACTAACGCCACAAACTCACAGGGGTCCTCGGTTCAGCACCTTGTTCTTGTACAGTAA